A portion of the Faecalibacterium sp. I3-3-89 genome contains these proteins:
- a CDS encoding type II toxin-antitoxin system PemK/MazF family toxin yields the protein MQQNWKFQRGDIFFTHFGASTGSEQHGDRPAVILQNDVGNYHSPTLIVATMTSKAEKKVNQPTHCLLENAGLNMPSVVQAEQIFTIDKSRALKYLGHLTPEEMRRVDDAVRISLALNPMGSIQQIEPIRRSTAVYAPPEVVDGKPPVYPYTPIRSSFENAGSIEEMMLYTELQSAVHAMIQRLEYSFTFNPSLLTSPKRKQQVTEILEEAEKYIWRIKEEMRCA from the coding sequence TTGCAGCAAAACTGGAAATTCCAACGCGGAGACATCTTCTTCACCCATTTCGGGGCGAGCACCGGCTCGGAACAGCACGGTGACCGCCCGGCGGTCATTCTTCAGAATGACGTGGGCAATTATCACTCTCCGACCCTGATCGTTGCGACCATGACAAGCAAGGCGGAAAAGAAAGTAAACCAGCCGACCCACTGCCTGTTGGAAAACGCAGGGTTGAATATGCCGTCCGTTGTGCAGGCAGAGCAGATCTTCACCATCGACAAAAGCCGGGCACTGAAGTATCTGGGGCATCTGACCCCAGAGGAGATGCGCCGGGTGGATGATGCGGTTCGCATCAGCCTTGCGCTGAACCCTATGGGCAGCATCCAGCAGATAGAGCCTATCCGGCGCTCTACGGCGGTTTATGCGCCGCCTGAGGTGGTGGATGGCAAACCGCCTGTCTACCCCTATACGCCCATCCGGTCGTCCTTTGAGAACGCCGGAAGCATCGAGGAAATGATGCTGTACACCGAACTGCAATCCGCGGTTCATGCCATGATCCAGCGGCTCGAATATAGCTTCACCTTCAATCCCAGCCTGCTCACCAGCCCGAAGCGGAAGCAGCAGGTGACTGAGATCTTAGAGGAAGCCGAGAAGTACATTTGGAGAATCAAGGAGGAAATGCGATGCGCCTGA
- a CDS encoding sigma-70 family RNA polymerase sigma factor, with the protein MSFNKGYELKKFEAHWEKLRIEYAAAGMTKEAIQKMYDYDRQQFNSERTFIERTQEFTAPAYESSEEEASPLMLRYQDAITVTDTYHETKSRFAWIGEIENEQLLTALETLKTEDLEIITMYAYEGYDITEISKVYGVSRPTISIKIKRITKFLKNFNFNATN; encoded by the coding sequence ATGTCTTTTAATAAAGGCTATGAGTTGAAGAAGTTTGAAGCACACTGGGAAAAGTTGCGCATCGAGTACGCAGCTGCGGGAATGACGAAAGAGGCCATCCAGAAGATGTACGATTATGACCGTCAGCAATTCAATTCGGAGCGTACCTTTATCGAGCGGACGCAGGAATTCACCGCTCCTGCGTATGAAAGCTCTGAGGAAGAAGCGTCGCCTTTGATGCTACGCTATCAGGATGCGATTACCGTGACAGATACTTACCACGAAACTAAAAGCCGTTTTGCATGGATTGGTGAGATTGAGAACGAGCAGTTGCTTACTGCACTCGAAACTTTGAAAACCGAAGATTTGGAAATCATCACCATGTACGCTTACGAGGGATACGACATCACTGAAATTTCTAAAGTCTACGGCGTATCTCGGCCCACTATTAGTATCAAAATCAAGAGAATTACTAAATTTTTGAAAAACTTCAATTTCAATGCTACGAATTGA
- a CDS encoding DUF975 family protein yields MKVSADYRMLALDALRGKWKTAVLTGIAASALGATIVSSSNSAVSNSNQAKDIHFELFSQPNGGRLLAVLLAGIVLWAVLQLIVGGAVQLGYAHFNLNLVDGNDAAISDLFSQKDRLWDGFCMKFLQGLYIALWSLLLVIPGIVKTYSYAMTPYIMSEHPSLTANEAITESRRIMNGNKWRLFCLDFSFIGWELLCSVPLYAEGFLVLKYFTGSEALAISLVLLLTIPLSIGFFFVHPYEEAAWATFYRDITAAPTEPDEAY; encoded by the coding sequence ATGAAAGTATCTGCCGACTATCGTATGCTCGCTCTCGATGCCCTGCGCGGAAAATGGAAAACTGCTGTTTTGACAGGTATTGCCGCCAGTGCGCTCGGTGCTACCATTGTGAGCAGTTCCAACAGTGCCGTATCCAATTCCAATCAGGCAAAGGACATCCATTTTGAACTGTTCTCCCAGCCCAACGGCGGTCGGCTGCTTGCTGTTCTGCTTGCCGGCATTGTTCTGTGGGCAGTCCTCCAACTGATCGTGGGCGGTGCAGTTCAACTGGGATATGCTCATTTTAATCTGAACCTTGTAGATGGAAATGATGCTGCCATCTCGGACTTGTTCTCTCAGAAAGACCGTCTGTGGGATGGCTTCTGCATGAAATTCCTGCAGGGTCTGTACATCGCCCTCTGGTCGCTGCTGTTGGTGATTCCGGGAATCGTGAAAACATACAGCTATGCGATGACACCTTACATCATGTCCGAGCATCCTTCGCTGACCGCAAATGAAGCGATCACAGAATCCCGGCGGATCATGAATGGCAACAAATGGCGGCTGTTCTGTCTGGATTTCAGCTTCATTGGCTGGGAGCTGCTCTGTTCGGTGCCACTGTATGCCGAGGGTTTTCTGGTTCTCAAATATTTCACCGGTTCAGAGGCTCTGGCGATTTCTCTTGTTCTTCTGCTGACAATTCCATTGAGCATTGGCTTCTTTTTTGTACACCCCTATGAGGAAGCTGCATGGGCTACTTTCTACCGCGATATTACCGCAGCACCTACCGAACCGGATGAAGCATATTGA
- a CDS encoding DUF5713 family protein → MKAFDPNYKLLDEMYQDDYYPAFLVDKVKDELQKVIALLESGETDTEVVQETLDEAVCGINDLQEEFDENDSEIETVARDCIGVTVAYILEWFGIPIDMEEAIRERDW, encoded by the coding sequence ATGAAAGCATTTGACCCCAATTACAAGCTGCTGGACGAGATGTATCAGGACGATTACTATCCTGCTTTTCTGGTGGACAAGGTAAAGGACGAGCTTCAGAAGGTCATCGCCCTGCTGGAGAGTGGCGAAACCGACACCGAAGTGGTGCAGGAAACGCTGGACGAGGCGGTCTGCGGCATCAATGATCTCCAGGAGGAGTTTGACGAGAACGACAGCGAGATCGAAACGGTGGCCCGGGATTGTATCGGAGTTACCGTGGCCTACATTCTGGAGTGGTTCGGCATCCCGATTGACATGGAGGAGGCTATCCGAGAACGGGACTGGTGA
- a CDS encoding helix-turn-helix domain-containing protein, with the protein MDTIKRVQDLMQVRDMNLCVLAKKCGISYSTIQTTARRGGQLSVETIERICQGLGITLKDFFDSSYL; encoded by the coding sequence GTGGATACGATCAAGCGTGTTCAGGATTTGATGCAAGTGCGTGATATGAATCTATGTGTATTGGCAAAGAAATGCGGAATATCGTACTCCACGATTCAAACCACCGCCCGTCGGGGAGGGCAGTTAAGCGTAGAGACGATTGAAAGAATTTGTCAGGGTTTAGGAATTACATTAAAAGACTTCTTCGATTCCTCCTACCTGTAA
- a CDS encoding NADAR family protein: MALQKKKIMPPPWLAHREIERYSIGWRMGYGEDYIYRFGDWLDTLSPDERTEYRTLFPEPVTWKGWWDDEDSSEVLEHGDFWVNAWQPEGSPKYTRQWLQQEFSMGRKRELCLFWGHQPAEDGQLTKSCLSQWWMEDFWSVTNTYLCMEQYMMAGKAELFGDQEIREQILKCSDPKQIKALGRKVRGFDQKVWDKFKYAIVLNGNWCKFSQNRDLRDFLLSTGDSVLVEASPYDNIWGIRLAASSPEARDPIKWRGQNLLGFALMEVRDELRRVTQNEMLCDWNAV; the protein is encoded by the coding sequence ATGGCATTACAGAAAAAGAAAATCATGCCTCCCCCTTGGCTGGCCCACCGGGAAATCGAGCGATACTCTATTGGCTGGCGCATGGGCTATGGGGAGGATTACATATACCGATTTGGCGATTGGCTGGACACCCTCTCCCCGGATGAGCGGACAGAATACCGCACCCTCTTTCCCGAGCCGGTAACCTGGAAGGGCTGGTGGGATGACGAAGATAGCAGCGAAGTGCTGGAACATGGGGATTTCTGGGTGAATGCGTGGCAGCCGGAAGGAAGCCCTAAGTACACTCGCCAGTGGCTCCAGCAGGAATTTTCCATGGGGAGAAAGCGGGAACTGTGTCTGTTCTGGGGCCATCAGCCTGCCGAGGACGGCCAGCTGACAAAAAGCTGTCTCAGCCAGTGGTGGATGGAGGATTTCTGGTCCGTTACCAATACCTATCTTTGTATGGAGCAGTATATGATGGCAGGCAAGGCGGAACTGTTCGGCGATCAGGAGATTCGGGAGCAAATTTTGAAATGCAGCGACCCGAAACAGATCAAGGCCCTGGGCCGCAAGGTGCGGGGGTTTGACCAGAAGGTATGGGACAAGTTCAAATACGCCATTGTATTGAATGGCAACTGGTGCAAATTCAGTCAGAACCGCGACCTGCGGGATTTTCTCCTCTCCACCGGAGACAGCGTGCTGGTGGAAGCCAGCCCTTATGATAACATCTGGGGCATTCGTCTCGCAGCCAGCTCCCCGGAGGCCCGGGACCCCATAAAGTGGCGGGGACAAAACCTGCTGGGCTTTGCTCTAATGGAGGTACGGGACGAGCTGCGCCGGGTCACGCAGAATGAAATGTTGTGCGACTGGAACGCAGTCTGA
- a CDS encoding DUF2004 domain-containing protein, protein MKLSCKRIDFTYTPGEEIFNFPEESGLPFIFDVEEELTGDPAVMDAVGEMLDEAEKLAEKAKAAIKAALADEDSRYHSVVTFFMEFHRDDVGPDIVAELFPGTDPAKLSFAEMVDFLKLKRFGSLVDSEMNQQVFILDLSFNPEITDELMVIYFDLNKEIFCITHES, encoded by the coding sequence ATGAAACTGAGCTGTAAACGCATTGATTTTACATATACACCCGGTGAGGAAATCTTCAACTTTCCCGAGGAATCGGGACTACCCTTTATCTTCGATGTAGAGGAAGAACTGACCGGCGATCCTGCTGTCATGGATGCGGTGGGAGAAATGCTGGATGAGGCGGAGAAATTGGCGGAGAAGGCCAAAGCCGCCATCAAAGCGGCGCTGGCAGACGAGGACAGCCGCTACCATAGCGTTGTGACATTTTTCATGGAGTTCCATCGGGACGATGTAGGCCCGGATATTGTGGCGGAACTTTTTCCGGGAACCGACCCAGCCAAACTGTCCTTTGCTGAGATGGTTGACTTTTTGAAGCTCAAGCGGTTCGGCAGTCTGGTGGATAGCGAGATGAACCAGCAAGTTTTCATTCTGGATCTGTCCTTTAACCCGGAGATTACCGACGAACTGATGGTAATCTACTTTGATTTGAACAAGGAGATTTTCTGTATCACACATGAGAGCTGA
- a CDS encoding DUF6892 domain-containing protein, protein MPDWAQIISDALDILKFDGAVQDTLAELRGKWGAQVPALLDERFDAIGIQYMKLPHEKGAAALGQELSAFGWALYNLDDEDEYLFALIPEEERNEWERYCKKQGQYCHLMKQQGRKWGDHAKEQDPGKLMPCEEYILQDEYDYFFNSLAGDFAAGEWKNQDAEEWKNGCVADLRQRPPQVTRAHSLPHLGCLTYSPEHELYAASRAAGSGTIGRALLSKNPATLNWAEPSPIGYDGPPQTLCWADHSLWVGDPTNATRIELTDRGACQDVKNWTLPEDGWSTKYHCGITTDGLGRVYFSNEWYKGQIYRWENGKVTKHTFSLDGYDHLSEAVPVPGTGRITMIHAVSGKGRMEECLLELDMDTGRCRIASLPGMGEGLKLRWFTGDWLLVQGNGEILSDDFAQLINRNTREVLRIRPGMFGGEKMQHIGILTDGTVVIVTRRDRVGPVFRYPIDFWGFLRTANKPKKLEWREYKEMYPNLPIFLPPKATERKIVLKKDSLTILGSVFTPPFTLSQLAEKLGPARIVLQNGTRKSPITGQESPYTQALALWDELGLQGWLDEDEQTIKTIGVRVAEQGEYAVRQPFDGAVWIGSKDYREAKWKDFAGFAHTLKLGGFTVYTRLPGPVPEEQAERRKQLEALSAMVQISWKEPEKKTAKAQKYKLSKPTEPVLTFTSFNFKLAVMEVLMYEKGLLAPKLDAHKFAREYSRRKIDIDAEGYEPIPEIRKWLEKYPVPARLAPEVTEIEMDGGSEIYTQLCPFWDGEDGAFDLNTITEAELRQFPNLKHITLMSSKPEQVLPVLERCGIEAEML, encoded by the coding sequence ATGCCAGACTGGGCACAAATCATATCCGATGCGCTGGACATTCTAAAATTTGACGGAGCCGTACAGGACACTCTGGCGGAACTTCGAGGGAAATGGGGCGCACAGGTCCCGGCGCTGCTGGATGAACGCTTTGACGCTATCGGCATCCAATATATGAAATTGCCCCATGAAAAAGGAGCGGCGGCCTTGGGGCAGGAACTCTCTGCCTTCGGCTGGGCGTTGTATAACCTGGACGATGAGGACGAGTATCTGTTTGCCTTGATCCCAGAAGAAGAACGCAACGAATGGGAACGCTACTGCAAAAAGCAGGGGCAATATTGCCACCTGATGAAACAGCAAGGGCGAAAATGGGGCGACCATGCCAAGGAGCAGGACCCTGGGAAGCTGATGCCCTGCGAGGAATACATACTTCAGGATGAGTACGATTATTTCTTCAACTCCCTGGCGGGTGATTTTGCGGCGGGCGAATGGAAAAACCAGGATGCAGAAGAATGGAAAAACGGCTGTGTGGCCGATCTGCGCCAGCGTCCACCCCAGGTGACCCGCGCCCACAGTTTGCCGCACCTTGGGTGCCTTACCTATTCCCCGGAACATGAACTATATGCTGCATCAAGGGCCGCTGGCAGCGGGACGATTGGCCGGGCATTACTGAGCAAGAATCCAGCCACGCTTAACTGGGCCGAACCGTCCCCCATTGGATATGACGGTCCACCCCAGACCCTGTGCTGGGCTGACCATTCCCTCTGGGTGGGTGATCCCACCAACGCTACACGGATTGAACTGACAGACCGGGGCGCCTGCCAGGATGTGAAAAACTGGACTCTGCCGGAAGATGGATGGAGCACCAAATACCATTGCGGCATTACGACAGACGGTCTGGGCCGGGTCTACTTTTCCAACGAGTGGTACAAGGGGCAGATTTACCGCTGGGAAAACGGCAAGGTAACAAAACACACCTTCTCTCTGGATGGATACGACCATCTCTCCGAGGCCGTTCCCGTTCCCGGCACAGGCCGCATTACCATGATCCACGCAGTCAGTGGCAAGGGGCGGATGGAAGAATGCCTGCTGGAACTGGACATGGACACCGGGCGGTGCCGCATCGCCTCCCTGCCCGGAATGGGCGAGGGGCTGAAACTACGCTGGTTTACCGGGGACTGGCTGCTGGTGCAGGGAAACGGCGAGATTCTTTCCGATGACTTTGCCCAGCTCATCAATAGGAACACCCGTGAAGTGCTGCGTATCCGTCCGGGAATGTTCGGCGGGGAGAAAATGCAGCACATTGGAATACTCACCGATGGCACAGTGGTCATCGTCACCCGGCGGGATAGGGTTGGGCCGGTATTTCGTTATCCCATCGACTTCTGGGGCTTCCTGCGGACGGCAAACAAGCCCAAAAAGCTGGAATGGCGGGAGTACAAAGAAATGTACCCGAATCTGCCCATCTTCCTACCGCCCAAGGCCACAGAGCGAAAAATCGTGCTCAAAAAAGACAGCCTGACCATTCTGGGGTCGGTATTTACGCCGCCGTTTACCCTTTCGCAGCTGGCGGAAAAGCTGGGGCCAGCCCGCATCGTCCTGCAAAATGGAACACGGAAAAGCCCCATCACAGGCCAGGAGAGTCCCTATACCCAGGCCCTTGCTTTGTGGGACGAGCTTGGACTCCAGGGCTGGTTGGATGAAGATGAACAGACCATCAAAACCATTGGCGTCCGGGTAGCTGAGCAGGGAGAGTATGCGGTCCGGCAGCCATTTGACGGGGCAGTTTGGATCGGCTCCAAAGATTATCGGGAAGCCAAATGGAAGGATTTCGCTGGCTTTGCCCATACCCTCAAATTAGGCGGCTTTACCGTTTATACCCGCTTGCCGGGTCCCGTTCCAGAGGAGCAGGCAGAGCGCAGAAAGCAGCTGGAGGCCCTCTCCGCCATGGTGCAAATCAGTTGGAAAGAGCCAGAGAAAAAGACGGCGAAAGCGCAGAAATACAAGTTATCCAAGCCGACTGAGCCAGTGCTCACCTTTACCAGCTTCAACTTCAAGCTGGCGGTCATGGAAGTCCTGATGTACGAGAAAGGCTTACTGGCTCCTAAACTGGATGCCCATAAGTTTGCCAGAGAGTATAGCCGCCGCAAAATCGACATTGACGCAGAAGGGTATGAACCCATCCCAGAGATTCGGAAGTGGCTGGAGAAATACCCGGTCCCGGCGCGGCTGGCCCCGGAGGTGACGGAGATCGAGATGGATGGCGGCAGCGAGATCTATACCCAGCTCTGTCCCTTCTGGGATGGCGAGGACGGAGCCTTTGATCTCAACACCATTACCGAGGCGGAGCTGCGCCAGTTCCCCAATCTCAAACACATTACCCTCATGTCCTCCAAGCCGGAACAGGTGCTGCCGGTTCTGGAACGGTGCGGAATTGAGGCAGAAATGTTGTGA
- a CDS encoding ankyrin repeat domain-containing protein, translated as MYQIAYIGRWETLPETAAAICDHDTPKLEALLQGGLDLDVPIQLSEYIKLMPLEIAVFRNDVPMIHFLLEHGADPGLAEEQPLLLTAARCCGPEVVALFAGQAAKLSSKQKERAFQEVRWGQRAENIQVLEQAGITVDKFGGEAFRAAVSEGNTKLARLLLEKGADINYHKPDMVFPNAPTAVTEAARHKNLPMVRWLIEQGADITIADKYGDRPYTVAVQNKNQEMADYLKALEPEEWHNKQEKIRQLMPYKLPAKLVEYLKTGPLRLEFPDQEWVKWAELYSFMDVQEMTWKRKKLLSLMVQMDNYSDYLLLWSPRDKKLWYLDIEHEEFHPLAKWDDFIADPGRYLNGMIEGEFEE; from the coding sequence ATGTACCAAATTGCATATATTGGCCGCTGGGAGACCCTTCCGGAAACGGCTGCTGCCATCTGTGACCATGACACTCCCAAGTTGGAGGCGTTGCTACAAGGCGGTCTGGATTTAGATGTTCCCATCCAGCTCAGCGAATACATCAAGCTGATGCCATTGGAGATCGCGGTTTTTCGGAATGATGTGCCCATGATCCACTTCCTGCTGGAGCATGGAGCTGATCCCGGTCTGGCAGAGGAACAGCCCCTGCTGCTCACCGCCGCCCGCTGTTGTGGGCCGGAGGTGGTGGCGCTCTTTGCTGGACAGGCCGCAAAACTCAGCTCGAAGCAGAAAGAGCGGGCCTTCCAGGAAGTACGCTGGGGACAGCGAGCGGAGAATATCCAGGTGCTGGAGCAAGCTGGGATCACAGTGGACAAGTTTGGCGGCGAGGCATTCCGGGCCGCTGTGTCCGAGGGCAACACCAAACTTGCCCGGCTGCTTCTGGAAAAAGGGGCAGACATCAATTACCACAAGCCGGACATGGTGTTTCCGAACGCCCCCACCGCTGTCACCGAAGCGGCTCGGCATAAGAATCTCCCCATGGTGCGCTGGCTCATTGAGCAAGGAGCCGACATCACCATTGCTGACAAATACGGCGACCGGCCTTACACCGTGGCGGTGCAGAACAAGAATCAGGAGATGGCCGACTACCTGAAAGCCCTGGAGCCGGAGGAATGGCACAACAAGCAGGAAAAGATCCGGCAGCTTATGCCCTACAAGCTGCCTGCCAAGCTGGTGGAATACTTGAAGACCGGCCCCCTGCGGCTGGAGTTCCCGGATCAGGAATGGGTGAAGTGGGCGGAGCTCTACTCCTTCATGGATGTGCAGGAGATGACCTGGAAACGGAAGAAGCTGCTCTCCCTGATGGTGCAGATGGACAACTACAGCGACTATCTGCTGCTGTGGAGCCCCAGGGACAAAAAACTGTGGTATCTGGACATCGAGCATGAGGAATTCCACCCTCTGGCCAAATGGGATGACTTCATCGCAGATCCCGGACGATATCTGAACGGGATGATCGAGGGTGAGTTTGAGGAATAA
- a CDS encoding XRE family transcriptional regulator, with amino-acid sequence MKKKTTLTKMHIAPSTVRYDAVAARDSNEVGQILAGTRKRNGYSLVTFSELLRHYGVDVSDKGISKWEKGYTTPSIYQLVAICYALNIKEGPSYFTKNFQKPALLNDIGQKKVAEYEMDLIASRRYQPDAEEPAEIDYIMMPVSELPVSAGLGAFLEGEMFQQIQVPASSVPAGAEFGIYVSGDSMEPRYHNGQIVWVKRCEELECGDIGIFVYDDCGYLKKYDEHTPDKSQAEFLTDSYGVVHNQPVLVSLNTKYSPILISPEQRFEVVGKVLN; translated from the coding sequence ATGAAAAAGAAAACCACGCTCACCAAAATGCACATAGCCCCATCCACAGTGCGCTATGATGCAGTCGCTGCGAGGGATAGCAATGAGGTTGGTCAGATTCTCGCAGGCACACGAAAAAGGAATGGCTATTCACTTGTAACTTTCTCTGAACTTCTCCGTCACTATGGCGTCGATGTCAGTGATAAAGGAATCAGCAAATGGGAAAAAGGCTATACCACTCCTAGCATCTACCAACTAGTTGCAATCTGCTACGCATTGAACATCAAGGAGGGTCCTTCCTACTTTACAAAGAACTTCCAGAAACCCGCCCTTCTAAATGACATCGGGCAAAAAAAAGTCGCTGAGTACGAAATGGACTTGATTGCATCCCGGCGCTACCAGCCAGACGCAGAAGAGCCCGCGGAAATCGACTACATAATGATGCCTGTATCAGAGTTGCCAGTATCGGCAGGTCTAGGAGCTTTTCTTGAGGGTGAAATGTTCCAGCAGATACAAGTGCCTGCCAGTAGCGTTCCGGCTGGTGCCGAGTTCGGGATATATGTTAGCGGTGATAGTATGGAGCCACGCTATCATAACGGACAGATTGTATGGGTGAAGCGCTGCGAAGAACTTGAGTGCGGGGATATCGGGATATTCGTATATGATGACTGTGGATATCTGAAAAAATACGATGAACATACCCCAGACAAATCCCAAGCAGAGTTCCTTACCGACAGCTATGGCGTGGTGCATAACCAACCGGTTTTGGTTTCTCTTAACACCAAATATTCGCCGATCCTTATATCTCCAGAGCAAAGATTCGAGGTTGTTGGAAAAGTTTTGAACTAA
- a CDS encoding immunity 17 family protein: protein MNSEQITVFLQEHWYIASVLIGAVILIGATRNWNWLCDPTGTRDAHRHSRGYRRVVFFLLGVLLIVVSIWGFVLKLK from the coding sequence ATGAACAGCGAACAGATCACAGTATTTTTGCAAGAGCATTGGTATATTGCCTCGGTGCTCATCGGGGCCGTGATTTTAATTGGAGCGACCCGCAACTGGAACTGGCTCTGCGACCCCACTGGTACGCGGGATGCCCACCGCCACAGCAGAGGATACCGGCGGGTGGTGTTCTTTCTGTTGGGTGTTCTCCTGATTGTGGTGAGTATCTGGGGATTTGTGCTGAAATTGAAATAG
- a CDS encoding ImmA/IrrE family metallo-endopeptidase codes for MARYLSRADLSHIAGKYIDQYYTRFGISKDDPEPIDPERLASSVLGLNVKMLPLCSDGSILGLTVFQKCGFTVTLGDGTKLVEVFMPKDVVIDSALASDSCTGCRNFTIAHEAAHHILADLFPNDYGKAVKCRGHIAYRERNGQPSWEEWQANTLAAELLMPTFLVNAEIERAALCLPNGILYKSASDPNYERILEMAARIGVSWSAIRIRLQQMQVINGKPIHCHPLDVIRFGE; via the coding sequence ATGGCAAGATACTTATCCCGCGCAGATCTTTCGCACATAGCGGGTAAGTATATCGACCAGTACTATACCCGTTTCGGGATCAGTAAAGATGACCCAGAACCCATTGACCCTGAACGGCTCGCAAGTTCTGTTCTTGGGCTGAATGTGAAAATGCTGCCGCTATGCAGCGATGGAAGTATTCTAGGACTGACTGTTTTCCAGAAATGCGGTTTTACCGTAACCTTGGGGGATGGGACAAAGCTTGTGGAGGTGTTCATGCCGAAGGACGTTGTAATCGATTCCGCCCTTGCGTCAGACAGCTGCACCGGATGCCGGAATTTCACGATAGCGCATGAAGCGGCGCACCATATACTGGCTGACCTGTTTCCGAACGACTACGGAAAAGCAGTCAAGTGCCGTGGGCACATTGCCTATCGGGAACGAAACGGACAGCCCTCATGGGAAGAATGGCAGGCGAATACCCTTGCAGCGGAGCTGCTGATGCCAACATTTCTGGTCAACGCCGAAATAGAACGTGCAGCGCTGTGCCTGCCAAATGGAATCCTGTACAAATCCGCATCGGACCCGAACTATGAAAGAATTCTGGAGATGGCTGCACGGATCGGGGTATCGTGGTCTGCGATCAGGATCAGATTACAGCAGATGCAGGTCATCAACGGAAAACCCATCCACTGCCATCCATTGGACGTCATTCGATTTGGAGAATAA
- a CDS encoding SLOG family protein — protein sequence MRKLHGLLSTAILPQHLPNRMKHIDFYIKIIVVVPFIGYDSKWPDQSKHRLKKLIQNANDSIVISHSADVSSYKKRNYYMVDHAEYLIGVFDNQKKLRSGTAQTVNYALHQGKVITLIHPDTMEITAPAP from the coding sequence ATGAGGAAGCTGCATGGGCTACTTTCTACCGCGATATTACCGCAGCACCTACCGAACCGGATGAAGCATATTGACTTTTATATTAAAATTATCGTTGTAGTTCCCTTCATCGGCTATGACTCTAAATGGCCGGATCAGAGTAAACATAGATTGAAAAAGCTGATCCAAAACGCAAACGATTCTATTGTTATTTCACACTCTGCGGATGTTTCCAGTTATAAAAAAAGAAATTATTATATGGTCGATCATGCAGAGTACCTTATCGGTGTGTTTGATAATCAGAAAAAGCTGCGCTCAGGTACAGCACAGACAGTCAACTATGCCTTGCATCAGGGAAAAGTAATCACTCTGATCCATCCAGACACTATGGAGATAACAGCCCCTGCGCCTTAA
- a CDS encoding DUF2262 domain-containing protein has product MFEEFYEMYESEEQEVVALINRCIGGGFNWKGNFWEMTVVTLGIVSCDTGKVSTKEERLDWPVTDEERHSDKGWGRFQNEQICRLKIRRMKEEWAKDLVVQPWCISQVVKAHEDCPELQAVLDEYHKPVVIQDQVLGELTLDKDYDTFEGEIQWCGKDVSLSLEVNAESKPSWTRARSAAKKLLADCDTWDKAMRELAAKNLTELANNWLSQDEENPRNPETDPITEDELARRISLTSLSVTSGGSFTAWFDCDEMFTDHAVTVYGSLKKGLKTANIEG; this is encoded by the coding sequence ATGTTTGAAGAATTTTATGAGATGTACGAGTCCGAGGAGCAGGAAGTGGTCGCTTTGATCAATCGCTGCATTGGGGGCGGATTTAACTGGAAAGGTAACTTTTGGGAAATGACCGTTGTGACGCTGGGCATAGTGTCCTGTGACACCGGCAAGGTCAGCACCAAAGAGGAGCGACTGGATTGGCCGGTCACCGACGAGGAGCGTCACAGTGACAAGGGCTGGGGACGCTTTCAAAACGAGCAGATCTGCCGCCTGAAGATTCGCCGGATGAAAGAAGAATGGGCAAAGGATCTGGTGGTGCAGCCCTGGTGTATCTCCCAGGTGGTCAAGGCCCACGAGGACTGCCCGGAACTCCAGGCCGTTCTGGACGAGTACCACAAGCCAGTGGTGATCCAGGACCAGGTGCTGGGAGAACTGACACTGGACAAGGACTATGATACCTTCGAGGGCGAAATCCAGTGGTGCGGAAAGGATGTGAGCCTTTCTCTGGAGGTCAATGCCGAAAGCAAGCCCTCCTGGACCCGCGCCCGTAGCGCCGCCAAAAAGCTGCTGGCCGACTGTGACACCTGGGATAAGGCCATGCGGGAGCTTGCAGCCAAGAACCTGACCGAGCTGGCCAACAACTGGCTCTCCCAAGATGAGGAAAACCCCCGCAATCCGGAAACCGACCCCATCACAGAGGACGAACTTGCCCGGCGAATCAGCCTGACGAGTCTATCCGTCACCTCCGGCGGCAGCTTCACTGCCTGGTTTGACTGCGACGAGATGTTCACCGACCATGCGGTGACGGTCTACGGCTCCTTGAAAAAGGGCCTCAAAACTGCCAACATTGAGGGGTAA